In a single window of the Polynucleobacter sp. MWH-UH24A genome:
- the bchB gene encoding ferredoxin:protochlorophyllide reductase (ATP-dependent) subunit B — translation MKLTLWTYEGPPHIGAMRIATAMEGVHYVLHAPQGDTYADLLFTMIERMNKRPPVTYTTFQARDLGGDTAELFKDAARSAYARFKPDLLMVGASCTAELIQDDPGGLAAALQLSVPVLPLELPAYQKKENWGAAETFYQMVRLLGKDYVLPPGEIRKPRPAGLPPSCNILGPTALGFRHRDDLVEIRKLLRQIGVRVNVVAPLGAKPEDISRLHEADFNVVLYPEVANSAAQWLSKNFGQPSTKTIPIGFNATRAFIEEVCTLAQIHCDIEELTKRSRARWYALSVDSTYLTNKRVFIFGDATHAIAAAKVASQEMGFQVVGLGTYSRELAREVREAATQYGVEALITDDYLEVEQRITELQPELILGSQMERHIAKRLKIPCAVISAPIHVQDFPARYSPQMGFEGANVLFDTWVHPLMMGLEEHLIGMFREDFEFHDGAVPSHLGHGHQRTSANEASVAAEPTPIAEIAVANGAPVTESVWEPEAQKELNKIPFFVRGKAKRNTERFAIERGLPTISLETLYDAKAHFGR, via the coding sequence ATGAAATTAACACTGTGGACTTACGAAGGACCTCCGCACATTGGCGCGATGCGCATTGCTACTGCGATGGAGGGAGTGCATTACGTCTTGCATGCACCGCAAGGTGATACCTATGCGGACTTGCTCTTTACCATGATTGAGCGTATGAACAAACGCCCACCGGTGACCTACACGACATTTCAGGCACGCGATCTTGGTGGCGATACAGCAGAGTTATTTAAGGATGCGGCGCGTTCTGCTTATGCACGCTTTAAGCCAGACCTACTCATGGTTGGTGCATCGTGTACCGCTGAACTGATTCAGGATGATCCAGGTGGATTAGCAGCAGCGTTGCAGTTATCGGTTCCGGTATTGCCTTTGGAATTACCCGCCTATCAAAAGAAAGAGAATTGGGGAGCAGCAGAAACTTTCTATCAAATGGTGCGTTTATTGGGTAAAGATTATGTTTTACCTCCAGGAGAAATACGCAAACCACGACCCGCTGGATTGCCACCAAGTTGCAATATCTTAGGACCAACCGCCTTGGGATTTCGGCATCGCGATGATTTGGTGGAAATTCGGAAGCTGCTGCGACAGATTGGTGTGCGAGTCAATGTTGTCGCACCCTTGGGTGCTAAACCTGAAGATATTTCACGCTTGCATGAGGCAGACTTTAACGTGGTGCTCTATCCCGAAGTGGCCAATAGTGCAGCCCAGTGGTTAAGTAAAAACTTTGGGCAACCCAGTACTAAAACTATCCCAATCGGATTTAATGCAACACGAGCTTTCATTGAGGAAGTATGTACGCTTGCACAAATCCATTGTGATATCGAAGAGCTTACTAAACGTTCGCGTGCTCGCTGGTATGCCTTATCGGTCGATTCAACCTATTTAACCAACAAACGCGTCTTTATCTTTGGTGATGCAACCCATGCAATTGCAGCTGCAAAAGTTGCATCGCAAGAAATGGGTTTTCAGGTAGTCGGCCTTGGTACTTATAGCCGAGAGTTGGCTAGGGAAGTGAGAGAAGCAGCCACTCAGTATGGTGTAGAGGCTTTAATCACGGACGATTACCTCGAGGTTGAGCAGCGTATTACCGAACTACAGCCTGAGTTGATCCTGGGTAGTCAGATGGAGCGCCATATTGCCAAACGTCTCAAGATTCCGTGTGCTGTGATCTCAGCACCAATCCATGTGCAAGACTTCCCTGCGCGTTACTCGCCACAAATGGGGTTTGAGGGAGCCAATGTTCTCTTTGATACCTGGGTTCATCCATTGATGATGGGCTTAGAAGAGCACTTGATCGGTATGTTCCGTGAAGACTTTGAGTTTCATGATGGTGCAGTGCCCTCACACTTAGGTCATGGGCATCAACGCACTTCAGCCAATGAGGCTAGTGTCGCCGCTGAGCCAACACCGATTGCTGAGATTGCAGTCGCCAACGGCGCCCCAGTAACAGAGAGTGTGTGGGAGCCAGAGGCACAAAAAGAGCTGAATAAGATCCCATTTTTTGTACGCGGTAAGGCAAAACGCAATACCGAGCGCTTTGCGATTGAGCGCGGTTTACCAACGATTTCTTTAGAAACTTTGTACGACGCAAAAGCCCATTTTGGACGCTAA
- a CDS encoding ferredoxin:protochlorophyllide reductase (ATP-dependent) subunit N, whose product MNRVIPLQPTSDGCDSADRAILKERGQREVFCGLTGIIWLHRKIQDAFFLVVGSRTCAHLVQSAAGVMIFAEPRFATAIIDDHDLAGLADANEELDRVVDQLLTRRPDIKMLFLVGSCPSEVIKLDLSRAAERLSKTYTPRVRILNYSGSGIETTFTQGEDACLAALAKEIPQHAKLHSTEREVDLLIVGCLADIVEDQFSRIFNELGIESYAFFPPRRSGDIPRLGPNTRYLLVQPFLTDTARVLDDMGAKRIPAPFPLGVEGTEAWFAAAAKVFGIDPNRVETVIAPKRQRANLALERQRQVLNGRSIFFFPDSQLEIPLARFLHRELGMQLTEIGMPYIHRQHLAEELALLPTEVSLSEGQDVEKQLDRCRSYRPDMVVCGLGLANPLEAEGMTTKWSIELVFTPIQGFDQAADLAELFARPLVRRTKLAA is encoded by the coding sequence ATGAATCGCGTCATTCCTTTGCAACCCACCAGTGATGGTTGCGATTCGGCAGACCGTGCAATCCTCAAAGAGCGTGGTCAACGCGAGGTGTTTTGTGGCCTGACCGGCATCATTTGGCTGCATCGCAAAATCCAGGATGCTTTTTTCTTAGTGGTTGGTTCGCGCACCTGCGCACACTTGGTGCAATCTGCGGCAGGTGTGATGATTTTTGCAGAGCCTCGTTTTGCTACGGCCATTATTGATGATCATGATTTGGCAGGCTTAGCTGATGCCAATGAGGAACTCGATCGGGTGGTCGATCAGCTCCTCACTCGCAGACCCGATATCAAGATGCTCTTCTTGGTTGGCTCATGCCCATCCGAGGTCATCAAATTGGATCTCTCACGCGCTGCTGAGCGATTAAGCAAAACATACACACCACGCGTACGAATCCTTAACTACTCGGGTAGTGGGATTGAAACGACCTTCACTCAAGGTGAGGATGCTTGCCTAGCGGCGCTTGCCAAAGAGATTCCGCAGCATGCAAAGCTGCATTCGACAGAAAGGGAAGTAGACCTCTTGATTGTTGGTTGCTTGGCCGATATTGTTGAGGATCAGTTCTCCCGAATCTTTAATGAGCTGGGGATTGAGTCGTATGCATTCTTTCCACCAAGACGATCGGGTGATATTCCGCGCCTTGGTCCGAATACCCGGTACTTGCTGGTACAACCCTTTTTAACGGATACCGCTCGTGTTCTTGATGATATGGGCGCCAAACGAATTCCAGCGCCATTCCCACTCGGTGTTGAAGGGACAGAGGCGTGGTTTGCTGCTGCAGCCAAAGTATTTGGAATTGATCCAAATCGTGTTGAGACAGTCATTGCACCGAAGCGTCAGCGTGCAAACCTAGCGCTCGAGCGCCAACGCCAAGTGCTCAACGGACGTTCAATCTTTTTCTTTCCAGACTCGCAATTAGAAATTCCGCTAGCTCGATTCTTGCACCGCGAACTGGGGATGCAGTTGACTGAAATCGGGATGCCTTATATCCATCGGCAACATCTAGCAGAGGAACTGGCCTTACTACCAACCGAAGTGAGCTTATCCGAAGGGCAGGATGTGGAGAAGCAATTGGATCGCTGTCGCAGTTACCGCCCCGATATGGTGGTTTGTGGCTTGGGTTTAGCAAATCCCCTTGAAGCTGAGGGAATGACAACCAAATGGTCAATTGAATTGGTATTCACACCGATTCAAGGGTTTGATCAGGCGGCTGATTTGGCTGAACTCTTTGCGCGGCCATTGGTGCGCAGAACCAAATTGGCAGCTTAG
- the bchL gene encoding ferredoxin:protochlorophyllide reductase (ATP-dependent) iron-sulfur ATP-binding protein → MKPRRADGEGSVQVQLDPNLKIGKAKVFAVYGKGGIGKSTTSSNLSVAFSKLGKRVIQIGCDPKHDSTFTLTKKLMPTVIDVLEKVDFHSEELRVEDFVYEGYNGVMCVEAGGPPAGTGCGGYVVGQTVKLLKEHHLLDDTDVVIFDVLGDVVCGGFAAPLQHADRALIVTANDFDSIFAMNRIVQAIGAKAKNYNVRLGGVIANRSAATDQIDKFNEKVGLKTMAHFPDLDVIRRSRLKKSTLFEMEQSPELDKVQQEYLRLAAALWAGADPLPAVPMKDRDIFDLLGFD, encoded by the coding sequence ATGAAACCACGGCGAGCGGACGGAGAGGGCAGTGTTCAAGTCCAACTTGACCCCAATTTAAAGATTGGGAAGGCAAAAGTCTTTGCGGTTTATGGCAAGGGCGGAATTGGTAAGAGCACCACCTCCTCAAATCTCTCGGTAGCGTTCTCTAAGTTAGGAAAGCGCGTGATTCAGATTGGCTGCGATCCAAAGCATGATTCCACCTTCACGCTCACCAAAAAATTGATGCCGACTGTGATTGATGTTTTGGAGAAGGTTGATTTTCATTCAGAAGAATTGCGCGTCGAGGACTTTGTCTACGAAGGCTATAACGGGGTTATGTGTGTTGAAGCCGGCGGCCCTCCTGCAGGAACAGGTTGTGGCGGCTATGTTGTTGGTCAAACTGTGAAATTACTCAAAGAACATCACTTGCTTGACGATACTGATGTCGTGATTTTTGATGTCTTGGGTGATGTAGTATGCGGTGGCTTTGCAGCACCCTTACAGCATGCGGATCGCGCACTCATCGTTACGGCTAATGATTTTGATTCGATCTTTGCGATGAATCGCATTGTGCAAGCGATTGGTGCCAAAGCTAAAAACTATAACGTGCGCTTAGGCGGCGTGATTGCCAATCGCAGTGCTGCTACGGATCAAATTGACAAGTTCAATGAAAAAGTAGGCCTCAAAACGATGGCGCATTTTCCAGATTTGGATGTGATCCGTCGCAGCCGCTTAAAGAAATCAACGCTCTTTGAGATGGAGCAATCGCCAGAGCTCGACAAAGTGCAGCAAGAGTATCTGCGTCTAGCAGCAGCCCTCTGGGCTGGCGCAGACCCTCTGCCAGCAGTTCCCATGAAAGACCGTGACATTTTTGATCTCTTGGGATTTGATTAA
- a CDS encoding B12-binding domain-containing protein — MDQLNLPRDGNQSQEGKERRSWPKNSYSSTPISKKVHAPTSHELSNLLHKTIEAQIIPRLLMQHGQNRPEIDSGHRGTTISSDEVKHFAELLIHSTNDICLGYIQALRLEGRNLNEIYLDLIAPAARRLGCYWELDEQSFTTVTLALGRVQRLMQELSPDFRNIENQHKTLSGKALLFAMPHSQHTMGVLMLSEFFIQAGWNVTTVANPSSEEILSLCREQAFDIVGISISYELQWDAMQELVKAIRQCSANSQIGIMAGGALFNAKPDLMNQCNADICTLSAPDAVIAAENILKSRV; from the coding sequence GTGGATCAACTTAATCTACCGAGAGACGGTAATCAATCACAAGAAGGCAAGGAACGCCGATCATGGCCCAAGAATTCATACTCCAGCACCCCAATTTCCAAAAAAGTTCATGCGCCGACGTCCCATGAACTCTCCAATTTGCTTCATAAAACCATAGAGGCACAAATTATTCCCCGCCTCCTCATGCAGCATGGTCAAAATCGTCCCGAGATCGATTCGGGCCATCGAGGAACGACAATCTCTAGCGATGAGGTAAAACACTTCGCTGAACTACTCATCCATAGCACCAACGATATTTGCCTTGGTTATATTCAAGCATTGCGCCTCGAGGGGCGAAATTTAAATGAAATTTATCTCGACTTAATTGCCCCTGCCGCTAGGCGCTTAGGCTGTTATTGGGAACTGGATGAGCAAAGCTTTACAACAGTGACCCTTGCCCTTGGTCGAGTCCAGCGACTCATGCAAGAACTCAGTCCCGATTTTCGTAATATCGAAAATCAGCACAAAACCCTCTCAGGAAAAGCGTTGTTGTTTGCAATGCCCCACTCCCAACACACTATGGGGGTTTTGATGCTAAGTGAATTCTTTATTCAAGCAGGCTGGAATGTCACAACGGTAGCCAACCCCTCCAGCGAAGAAATCCTCTCGCTATGCCGTGAGCAAGCATTTGATATTGTCGGAATCTCGATTTCATATGAGCTGCAATGGGATGCTATGCAGGAATTAGTCAAAGCAATCCGTCAATGTTCGGCCAACTCGCAAATCGGGATTATGGCCGGAGGTGCACTCTTTAATGCCAAGCCGGATTTAATGAATCAGTGCAACGCTGATATCTGCACCTTGAGCGCCCCAGATGCCGTGATTGCCGCAGAGAATATCTTAAAATCGCGTGTTTAA
- a CDS encoding BCD family MFS transporter, producing the protein MNLNLFSAWRRISPRLMPFSDVATKDLPLSKWLRLALFQVSVGMATVMLIGTLNRVMIVEMGVPASLVALMVALPLLFSPFRALVGFKSDHHRSFLGWKRVPYIWLGSWLQFGGLAIMPFSLILLSGDSNWPHWFSYIAAALAFLLVGAGMQITQTAGLALASDLATPASRPRVVALMYVMFLIGMVFSSVLFGLLLSNFSPLRLIQVVQGAAALTMVLNLMALWKQEARQPKTKEQLSQEPITRFKESWNQFAKQDKVIRFLIALGMGTAAFSMQDIILEPYGAEVLHLSVSATTLLTGLTSIGALLAFMLAAKVLNRQIDSHRLAAVGALCGIFAFTCVIFSEPLLAPNLFRVGAFLIGFGGGLFAVSTLATAMSFDSLGMNGLVIGAWGAVSASAAGLAIGLGGVIRDVVSSLAVSGSLGSVLVSPGTGYSFVYHIELFLLFATLVAIGPLVMMKHPKPTQSDSKFGLAEFPS; encoded by the coding sequence ATGAACCTTAATCTTTTCTCAGCCTGGCGTCGGATCTCGCCACGGCTCATGCCATTTTCTGATGTGGCAACGAAAGACCTGCCTTTAAGTAAATGGTTACGTTTGGCATTGTTCCAAGTATCCGTTGGGATGGCGACGGTAATGCTGATTGGCACCCTCAATCGCGTGATGATCGTTGAGATGGGAGTGCCCGCAAGTCTCGTCGCGCTAATGGTAGCGCTCCCGTTATTGTTTTCACCATTTCGTGCACTGGTGGGATTTAAAAGTGATCACCACCGCTCGTTTTTGGGTTGGAAGCGTGTTCCATATATTTGGTTGGGGAGTTGGTTGCAGTTTGGTGGTCTTGCCATCATGCCATTCTCTCTAATTTTATTGTCTGGTGATTCCAACTGGCCTCACTGGTTTAGTTATATTGCTGCAGCACTGGCATTCCTATTGGTTGGTGCGGGTATGCAAATTACCCAAACTGCGGGCTTGGCTCTCGCATCGGATTTGGCAACCCCAGCATCCCGCCCACGGGTTGTGGCTCTTATGTATGTGATGTTCCTGATCGGTATGGTCTTCAGTAGCGTTTTATTTGGACTATTGCTTAGTAACTTCTCACCACTGCGTTTGATTCAGGTGGTGCAGGGCGCTGCTGCGCTGACGATGGTGCTAAATCTGATGGCACTCTGGAAACAAGAGGCGCGCCAACCGAAGACGAAGGAGCAACTCAGTCAAGAGCCAATCACTCGCTTTAAAGAATCTTGGAATCAATTTGCCAAGCAAGACAAGGTTATTCGTTTCTTGATTGCTTTAGGGATGGGAACTGCAGCCTTTAGCATGCAAGACATCATTTTGGAGCCTTATGGGGCCGAGGTGCTTCACTTGTCGGTCAGTGCTACAACCTTGTTAACCGGCTTGACCTCAATCGGAGCCTTATTGGCATTTATGTTGGCGGCTAAGGTCCTAAATCGTCAAATTGATTCGCATCGCTTAGCTGCGGTCGGGGCTCTGTGTGGGATCTTCGCCTTTACCTGTGTGATCTTTTCAGAGCCATTGCTCGCACCTAATTTATTCCGAGTCGGCGCATTCTTGATTGGTTTTGGTGGCGGATTGTTTGCTGTTAGCACCTTAGCAACTGCGATGAGTTTTGATTCCTTAGGAATGAATGGTCTCGTGATCGGTGCCTGGGGTGCGGTGAGTGCGAGCGCAGCTGGATTGGCTATTGGACTTGGTGGAGTGATTCGGGATGTGGTTTCCAGCTTAGCCGTATCGGGATCGCTTGGATCCGTTTTGGTTTCACCAGGAACGGGATATAGCTTTGTCTATCACATTGAATTGTTTTTGTTGTTTGCAACCTTGGTTGCGATTGGTCCTTTGGTCATGATGAAGCATCCAAAGCCAACGCAGTCGGATTCGAAGTTTGGATTAGCGGAGTTTCCAAGCTAA
- the bchF gene encoding 2-vinyl bacteriochlorophyllide hydratase: MASQIHPLYTPEERIRRDRSKWTLVQGILAPVQFVIFLVSLYFVIRFLITGQGEFAANVSIVIKTLILYTIMITGSIWEKEVFGKYLFAPAFYWEDVFSMLVLALHTAYLFALAFGILEARALMALALSAYLAYVINAAQFLWKLRQARLQESSQRTEQVMA, encoded by the coding sequence ATGGCAAGTCAAATTCACCCCCTTTATACACCCGAAGAACGAATCCGACGTGATCGCTCGAAATGGACATTGGTTCAGGGAATCTTGGCGCCAGTGCAATTTGTCATTTTCTTAGTGAGTCTGTATTTCGTGATTCGATTTTTAATCACGGGCCAGGGCGAGTTTGCCGCCAATGTCTCGATTGTGATCAAGACCTTAATTCTTTACACAATCATGATCACGGGTAGCATTTGGGAAAAAGAGGTGTTCGGCAAGTACCTTTTTGCCCCCGCTTTTTACTGGGAAGACGTATTTAGCATGCTGGTTTTAGCATTGCACACCGCTTACTTATTTGCCCTCGCATTCGGAATTTTGGAAGCACGCGCTTTAATGGCTCTGGCCTTGTCAGCCTACTTGGCGTATGTGATTAATGCTGCCCAGTTTTTGTGGAAGCTGCGTCAGGCACGCTTGCAAGAGTCAAGCCAACGAACAGAACAGGTGATGGCATGA
- the ppsR gene encoding transcriptional regulator PpsR, with product MTNIASTAHTFGQLNPDEIANLVEASADISLTLNSAGVIQSIAFGNPDLRSPNLENWVGKSWIDMVTVESRPKIQALLTDANESSLSRFRQINVPMPGASDLPLLCATLKIGSSGQIIALARDLREISLLQQRLVDAQQAIERDYTRLRQLETRYRVLFEMASEAVLVLDANTFKIVEANPRAADLLSESIKKLNGRSLIDYFAKGDRIQAQSLLSKVAYTSTAADLNTKLLNGQEAFLSAAPFRNENQSLLLITIKRSGEFVDRQDAGAQSLVIQALENAPDGFIVTNSAGKILTANQAFLRLVMADKLDQILNEPLERWLERSSVDLRVMLSNLQEKGSIKLFATSIRDSFGTLHPVEISAVSVSYPHSCLGFTIREVGSRIRSKIQPDESITRSSEELTQLVGRLPLKEIINETTDLIEQLCIKAALDLTRGNRVSASEMLGLSRQSLYIKLRKYNLSDQSKDSDIEE from the coding sequence GTGACCAATATTGCCAGCACCGCCCACACTTTTGGGCAGTTAAACCCCGATGAGATTGCGAATCTCGTCGAGGCCTCGGCAGACATCTCACTAACGCTCAATTCAGCGGGTGTGATTCAGAGTATTGCCTTTGGTAATCCGGATCTACGAAGTCCCAATTTAGAAAACTGGGTTGGTAAATCCTGGATTGATATGGTCACGGTAGAGAGCCGTCCGAAGATTCAGGCGCTTTTAACAGATGCCAATGAATCATCGCTCTCACGCTTTCGGCAAATTAATGTTCCAATGCCGGGGGCGAGTGATTTACCCCTACTCTGCGCAACACTAAAAATCGGCAGTTCAGGTCAAATCATTGCGCTCGCTAGGGATTTGCGCGAGATCTCTCTTTTACAACAACGCTTAGTCGATGCTCAGCAAGCGATTGAGCGGGATTACACCCGCTTACGCCAACTCGAAACCCGTTATCGGGTTTTATTTGAAATGGCCTCGGAGGCCGTACTTGTTCTTGATGCGAACACCTTCAAAATCGTTGAAGCTAATCCACGTGCTGCTGATTTATTAAGTGAGTCCATCAAGAAACTAAATGGCCGCTCCCTGATTGATTATTTCGCCAAGGGTGATCGGATTCAGGCGCAATCTTTATTGAGTAAGGTTGCCTATACCAGCACCGCCGCTGATTTAAATACCAAATTACTCAATGGTCAAGAAGCATTTTTATCTGCTGCGCCATTTCGTAATGAAAATCAATCCCTACTATTAATCACAATTAAGCGCTCTGGTGAATTTGTTGATCGTCAAGATGCTGGAGCCCAGTCGCTAGTCATTCAAGCCCTCGAAAATGCACCCGATGGATTTATTGTGACGAATTCGGCAGGAAAAATATTAACGGCCAATCAAGCGTTCTTACGCTTGGTCATGGCGGATAAGCTCGATCAAATCTTAAATGAGCCCCTCGAGCGCTGGCTCGAACGCTCGAGTGTTGATTTGCGTGTCATGCTCTCTAATCTTCAAGAAAAAGGGTCGATTAAATTATTTGCGACATCGATTCGCGATTCCTTTGGTACCCTGCATCCGGTTGAGATCTCCGCTGTATCAGTCTCTTACCCGCATTCCTGTTTAGGATTTACGATTCGCGAGGTAGGTTCACGCATTCGCTCGAAAATTCAACCTGATGAATCCATTACCCGTTCGAGCGAGGAACTCACGCAACTGGTTGGGCGTTTACCCCTAAAAGAAATTATTAATGAGACCACTGATCTGATTGAGCAGCTTTGCATTAAAGCTGCGCTCGATCTGACGCGTGGTAATCGCGTCTCGGCCTCTGAGATGTTGGGCTTGTCACGGCAAAGTCTCTACATCAAATTACGCAAATACAATCTGAGCGATCAAAGCAAAGATAGCGACATCGAGGAATAA
- a CDS encoding spheroidene monooxygenase: MSLVSIQPQAKLAGITRLMFNRFSTYRPKGLVLQKHMGSGKNAGFSVSPSGTHQGLFSLFDSLEHANAFICESPLLKWYQRHALELFTVKLRAYSVKGRWSGHQLSESIAPPSSGPIASLTRASIKPSKAVSFWTKAPPAEVDLLHTDGCLISAGVGEAPILRQATFTIWESQAAMDAYARSGAHLAAIKSAMQGQYFSESMFVRFQPFDATGTWKGRGLA; encoded by the coding sequence ATGAGCTTGGTTAGCATCCAACCGCAAGCCAAACTCGCTGGTATTACCCGGCTCATGTTTAATCGATTTAGTACTTATCGACCCAAAGGCTTAGTCTTACAAAAGCACATGGGGTCTGGCAAAAATGCGGGGTTCTCTGTGAGCCCGAGTGGGACTCATCAAGGTCTATTTAGTCTCTTTGATTCTTTAGAGCATGCAAATGCATTTATTTGCGAGTCCCCTTTACTCAAGTGGTATCAAAGACATGCTCTTGAACTATTTACTGTCAAACTTCGTGCCTACTCCGTCAAAGGTCGATGGTCTGGACATCAATTAAGTGAATCCATTGCGCCACCAAGCTCGGGACCCATTGCTTCGCTCACGCGCGCATCGATTAAACCCTCAAAAGCGGTCTCGTTTTGGACCAAGGCGCCCCCTGCCGAAGTCGATTTATTGCATACCGATGGCTGCTTAATTTCTGCAGGTGTGGGTGAGGCGCCAATCCTTCGACAGGCCACATTTACGATCTGGGAATCGCAAGCCGCCATGGATGCGTATGCTCGCTCTGGTGCTCATTTGGCAGCGATCAAATCAGCAATGCAAGGGCAATACTTTTCTGAATCGATGTTTGTCCGTTTTCAACCATTTGATGCAACCGGGACGTGGAAAGGAAGAGGACTTGCCTAA
- the bchM gene encoding magnesium protoporphyrin IX methyltransferase: MQEHSYLEKRSQLQQYFDRTAFDAWAKLTSTAPVSGIRKTVRAGRDEMRKVLLSYLPADLHGQRVLDAGCGTGALAVELAKRGAQVMATDISPTLIDLARERLPTDLGRGSIEFFAGDMLDPSLGNFDHVVCMDSMIHYHRRDITKALAGLAQRTSQRIAFTFAPKNPFLSTMITVGRLFPRGDRAPFIEPVAEQTLAKMISQETDLSAWKIDATQKIARGFYISQAMVLTR, translated from the coding sequence ATGCAAGAGCATTCGTATCTCGAAAAACGTAGTCAGTTGCAGCAGTACTTTGATCGGACTGCGTTTGATGCCTGGGCAAAATTAACCTCGACCGCACCAGTAAGCGGGATTCGCAAAACGGTGCGGGCGGGGCGTGATGAGATGCGTAAAGTCCTACTTAGTTATTTACCAGCCGACTTGCATGGACAGCGGGTTTTGGATGCGGGTTGTGGTACGGGTGCGCTAGCTGTCGAATTGGCTAAGCGCGGTGCGCAGGTGATGGCCACCGATATTTCACCGACCTTGATTGACTTGGCACGCGAACGCTTACCGACCGACTTGGGTCGGGGGTCAATTGAGTTCTTTGCTGGGGACATGTTAGACCCCTCTTTGGGTAATTTTGATCACGTGGTTTGTATGGACTCGATGATTCATTACCACCGCCGCGATATTACCAAGGCGCTTGCTGGTTTAGCGCAGCGAACTAGTCAACGAATCGCATTTACTTTTGCACCGAAGAACCCATTTTTATCCACCATGATTACCGTAGGACGTTTATTTCCTCGCGGTGATCGGGCACCCTTTATTGAACCGGTTGCTGAACAAACCCTGGCAAAGATGATCAGCCAAGAAACCGATTTAAGTGCTTGGAAAATTGATGCGACCCAAAAAATTGCGCGCGGTTTTTATATTTCGCAAGCGATGGTGCTAACCCGATGA